The following proteins are encoded in a genomic region of Corylus avellana chromosome ca4, CavTom2PMs-1.0:
- the LOC132178823 gene encoding glutathione S-transferase zeta class-like, whose product MASGGGNGDGDKNQLKLYSYWRSSCSRRVRIALNLKGLKYENIAVNLVKGEHFSPEFLKLNPLGYVPVLVDGDIVLSDSFAIILYLEEKYPQHPLLPRDLQKRGINYQAASIVSSSIQPLQNLAILKYIEEKVGPNEQISWAEQHIEKGFAALEKLLKDYAGRYATGDEVFMADLFLAPQLDAATKRFNVNMTQFPLLSRLNEAYNEIPAFQDAMPQKQPDASPASTC is encoded by the exons ATG GCGAGTGGAGGCGGAAATGGCGATGGCGATAAGAATCAGCTGAAGCTGTATTCGTACTGGAGGAGTTCTTGCTCCCGCCGTGTTCGTATTGCCCTCAACTTGAAAG GGCTGAAATACGAGAACATAGCAGTTAACTTGGTGAAGGGAGAGCATTTCAGTCCAG AGTTTTTAAAGCTTAATCCTCTTGGTTACGTACCGGTGCTCGTGGATGGAGATATTGTACTTTCTGACTCTTTTGCCATCATACTG TATTTAGAAGAGAAATATCCTCAGCATCCATTGTTGCCTCGAGATCTTCAGAAAAGAGGCATCAATTACCAG GCTGCCAGTATTGTTTCCTCAAGCATACAACCTCTTCAAAATCTAGCTATACTG AAGTACATTGAAGAAAAAGTTGGTCCCAATGAGCAAATTTCTTGGGCTGAACAGCATATTGAAAAAGGCTTTGCAG CACTTGAAAAGCTGTTAAAAGACTATGCTGGACGATATGCAACTGGAGATGAAGTTTTCATG GCAGATTTGTTTCTAGCGCCTCAGCTTGATGCAGCAACTAAAAGGTTCAACGTGAACATG ACCCAATTCCCTCTTTTATCCAGGTTGAATGAGGCATACAATGAAATACCAGCTTTTCAAGATGCTATGCCACAAAAGCAGCCAGATGCTTCTCCTGCAAGCACTTGTTAA